GATTCTTCGAACGAGAAATAGATACATTTCTCCCCGCGCTGGCAGGCGGCGGCAGCAAAATGCGCAGCCAAACTGGTTTTACCGGTTCCGGCCGTGCCCGAAATCAAGACGCTGGTTCCCCGCAGATAACCTTTCCCTCCGAGCATCTGGTCCAGTGCGGTAACACCCGTTGAAACCCGATCTGTAAATGCCGGATGATTCATTCCGGCCGAGGTAATCGGTACGACCCAAAGCCCATCGGAATCTATGAGGAAAGGAAATTCATTGGTACCATGAGCCGAGCCGCGATATTTGACGATCCGCATCCGGCGCGTGGAAACCTGTTCGGTGACCCGATGGTCGATCATGATTACACAATCCGAGACATATTCTTCAAATCCAAAGCGCGTTAAAGTACCTTCCCCGCGCTCGGCGGTAATTACCGCGGTTACTCCCTTTTCTTTCAACCAGCGGAAAAGTCGGCGAATCTCCGCTCGCAAGATTTGCATGTCGGAGAAACCGCTGAACAGAACCTCCAGAGTATCCAGTACTACTCGCTTGGCACCGATGGAATTAATGGCATGGGCGATGCGTACAAATATCCCTTCCAGATCGTATTCTCCGGTCTCGCTGATCTCACTTCGTTCCAGATAAACGTAGTCGACCAGGAGTTTTTTTTCGGCGATCAAGCGCTCCAGATCAAACCCCAGGGAACGAACATTGGCAGCCAGATCGGCGGCCGTCTCCTCGAAGGCCATCATCAGTCCGGGTTCGTTAAACTGAGTGGCCCCCCGCACGAGAAATTCGATGCTCAGCAGAGTTTTTCCGCAGCCCGGGCCGCCGCAAATCAACGTTGGGCGAGCTAGAGGAAATCCTCCCGAAGTCACTTCGTCCAAGCCTTTGATTCCAGTCGGGCATTTCGGAAGAGTCTGCATGGCGTGATTCCTGGTGGTTTCAATCGACTGACTCACTTGATCGATTCTCCCAGCGGACGATTTTTATTAAAAAAGTAAGACCTGGATTTCTCAGCACACTGTTATCTTGATTGATTCACAGGAATGAGTCTGTCGGCTTTTAAACTTACTAACGATTTACTGTCATTCTGGGCCGATTTCAGAGCTAGAGTTTTTAATCCGATCCCGAGAATATTTCGTAGGGAACTGTAAAAGCAAAGAGCGTCCGGTTTTTACGCCGAGGCCGCTCTTTGCTTTTTAGACCGTTATCTAGGGAACCGAGGAATACTCTAAACGTCGGTTAGTTTCTCGGGTTGTCAGAGGGACAATTCGGAAAGTTGGTCCCAGACCAACCAATGAACCAACGGCTGTAGCAAGCAGAGTGATCCAGGTGCCGGCGAAGGCAAACCAGGAAATCCGAGTCGCGGCATCCCAGGCCGCTTTTTCCGCACGTTCTTGAGCCTGGGGATCGTTTACAAAATCATTGAGTTGCTTCTTCCAGCTATCTACCATCTCGGGGGAAACCCCATTTTGGCGAGCTACCGCTTCCCAATTTTGGTTCGTACTCACACTGGAGATCCCGGGTGCCATGGCCGACATGGTGTTCAATCCCGTCTTGACTCCAATTGCCCCGAAGATGAGAAGTAAAAAGCAGACCACGGACCACATAACTACCCCGTGGAGAATGGCTTCCACTTTATTTTCCCGGGTGATAAACAGACTTGTAACGAGGCCTCCCACGAATAGTGCACTGGCACTGATCAGTAGCGTCCAAACTATCGCCCCGATTTGGAGACTCTTGGGATTCACTTTTTCGCTTATCGATAATCCGACGGCCGCACCCAGGATAGCCAGTAGAGAGTAAAAACCGATGGCGATCAAAGCGCCGCCCAGTATCGCTCCCCAGTTAATCCGCGTGCCGACGGAGTTGAATTCTTTATTGGCACTCATATAGAGTTCGTCGCTCATAACACTATCTCCTGTAAATATGTGAAACCCATTTCGGAGGATACCGTTCAATCAGTATCTCTTACCGTAGGGGGTAAATTTCCCGCGTTATCGGTTGCAGCCGCCGAACAAAAACGCCAGGATGATAAAGGGCAACGGCAGCCCCAGTAGCATGGATGCCAAACCCCACCGCAAATTTCCGGCTCGTCGAATCGTATTGCGCAACATGGTCAACTCCTTATTTCTAGGTGAGTCAATTTCGCTCACCTTTGGGAATGAATCCATTTCAGACAGATGAAGTCAGACTTAAGCAAAAAGTGTTCCAACTATTTTTGCGGCAACCCGAGTTGAAACGAAAATGACTTTGCGATTGGGTATGAAATCCCAATCGCAAAGTGAACGAAAAGCTATATAGGGAACCGCCGGAAGAAACACTCGGCGGATTAAGTGGGAGGGTATATGAACACTGATCGAGAATGGGTTATTCTTGAATCAGATTATTTTTTCCTGCGGGGAAACTGCTGGAGATTCTTTGCTCGACAAGAGGGGATCTTGTCAGGCTCAATTCGAAGAACCTTGTTCGCGAGCCGATAGTTTGAAAAAATGAAACTCGGATCCGCATAAAATAGAGGACATCAGGAAGGTCATGCGAGTTCGCTCCAAGAGAACTTTATTAAAAATCCAGTCGTGTTTACCTCGCAATGGCTGTGCCAGACTCAAAATTGTTTCAATCAATTTCATCCACAGGGCGGAATCTCGGCTAATGACCTGAGAAGGTGCGAGGAGTATGAGTCCTCGCAGGGCCTTAAGAGTGGGTTCCCCGAAAATTTCCGTC
The genomic region above belongs to Telmatocola sphagniphila and contains:
- the kaiC gene encoding circadian clock protein KaiC — encoded protein: MQTLPKCPTGIKGLDEVTSGGFPLARPTLICGGPGCGKTLLSIEFLVRGATQFNEPGLMMAFEETAADLAANVRSLGFDLERLIAEKKLLVDYVYLERSEISETGEYDLEGIFVRIAHAINSIGAKRVVLDTLEVLFSGFSDMQILRAEIRRLFRWLKEKGVTAVITAERGEGTLTRFGFEEYVSDCVIMIDHRVTEQVSTRRMRIVKYRGSAHGTNEFPFLIDSDGLWVVPITSAGMNHPAFTDRVSTGVTALDQMLGGKGYLRGTSVLISGTAGTGKTSLAAHFAAAACQRGEKCIYFSFEESPGQLIRNMRSIGLDLEKCVGQGLLKILSHRPSMYGLEMHLALINRAVSDIAPKIVVIDPISNFIAAGTGPETEGMLVRLVDFLKSRGITSLFTNLIRNGFTPEATDFGISSIIDTWVLLRDQEKEGARSGSLFVLKSRGMPHSKHIRQFSLSDKGILLGGSDPVISSAR